From Candidatus Margulisiibacteriota bacterium, the proteins below share one genomic window:
- a CDS encoding sigma-54 dependent transcriptional regulator, protein MTKILLVDDDKNMLRQLERLLKNSIADLETLKAGDGKEALKLIKKENPQLVLMDMQMPGLNGLETFAEIKKTAPKQLVILITGHGTTDTAIEAMKLGAYDYITKSPALPEILPPMVEAALRASEIMNEVVVLENATDTQQVNLNVRSIIGLSHKMQEVYKKVGKIAGTSIPVLLIGESGTGKELVARAVYHNSNRQDKTFLAINCAAIPETLLEAELFGYEKGAFTGASERKIGKFELCSGGTIFLDEIGDMPMSIQAKILRVLQEHELERVGGTETIKVDVRVISATNKNLQELIAGNKFREDLYYRLNGIQINLPALRERREDIPDIVSYFLKRFNYEFGKNISEIPTRALEQLQKYEWPGNVRELENTIKRAVVTTTGPILQLDLRASGAAAVETKPENTLLNQAFDPTVPLGALIDAAADSLLEHMLIMPEDDPERQDLMGKLEKTLIVKALHKLAENQVRTAKLLGITRNTLRSRIEKYGVQ, encoded by the coding sequence ATGACCAAGATCCTGCTCGTGGACGACGACAAAAATATGCTGCGGCAGCTGGAACGCCTGCTCAAAAACAGCATCGCGGATCTGGAAACCCTAAAAGCTGGCGACGGCAAAGAAGCGCTGAAACTGATCAAAAAAGAAAATCCGCAGCTCGTGCTGATGGATATGCAAATGCCGGGCCTGAACGGTCTGGAGACTTTTGCCGAGATCAAAAAAACCGCGCCCAAGCAGCTGGTCATCCTGATCACCGGCCACGGCACGACGGACACCGCCATCGAAGCAATGAAGCTGGGCGCGTATGATTACATCACCAAATCTCCAGCCCTGCCGGAGATCCTGCCGCCTATGGTCGAGGCCGCGCTGCGCGCCAGCGAGATCATGAACGAAGTCGTGGTGCTGGAAAACGCCACCGACACGCAGCAGGTCAATCTCAATGTGCGCTCAATCATCGGCCTCTCGCACAAAATGCAGGAAGTTTACAAAAAGGTCGGCAAGATCGCCGGCACGAGTATTCCCGTCCTGCTGATCGGCGAGTCCGGCACCGGCAAAGAATTAGTCGCCCGCGCGGTTTACCACAATTCCAACCGTCAGGATAAAACTTTTCTGGCGATCAACTGCGCGGCCATACCGGAAACCCTGCTCGAAGCGGAATTATTCGGCTACGAAAAAGGGGCGTTTACCGGCGCCAGTGAACGCAAAATCGGCAAATTTGAATTATGCAGCGGCGGCACGATTTTCCTTGACGAGATCGGTGACATGCCGATGTCCATACAGGCCAAGATCCTGCGCGTGCTACAGGAGCATGAATTAGAAAGAGTCGGCGGCACGGAAACCATCAAGGTCGATGTGCGCGTTATCTCCGCCACCAATAAAAATCTGCAGGAGCTGATCGCCGGGAATAAATTTCGTGAAGACCTGTATTACCGGCTCAACGGCATTCAGATCAATCTGCCGGCTTTGCGTGAGCGCCGCGAGGATATTCCGGATATTGTTTCATATTTCTTGAAAAGATTTAATTATGAATTTGGCAAAAATATTTCCGAGATCCCGACGCGCGCGCTCGAGCAGCTCCAAAAATACGAGTGGCCCGGCAATGTGCGCGAACTGGAAAATACTATCAAGCGCGCGGTTGTCACGACCACCGGGCCGATCCTGCAGCTCGACCTGCGGGCCAGCGGCGCGGCCGCCGTGGAAACCAAACCGGAAAATACGCTTTTAAATCAGGCTTTTGACCCGACGGTTCCGCTCGGCGCGCTGATCGACGCGGCGGCTGACTCGCTGCTGGAGCACATGCTCATCATGCCGGAGGACGATCCGGAGCGGCAAGACCTGATGGGTAAGCTGGAAAAAACTTTGATCGTCAAAGCCTTGCACAAGCTGGCTGAAAATCAGGTGCGTACCGCCAAACTGCTCGGCATCACCCGTAACACTCTGCGCAGCCGCATCGAAAAGTACGGTGTACAGTAG